The Skermanella pratensis genome has a window encoding:
- a CDS encoding extracellular solute-binding protein, with the protein MKRLLAAAVCLGTLLLGGTAPVSAQDAGEKITRTWAMAEFGEPLYGPDMRHWPYANPDAPKGGSIVLGAFGSFDSLNTYILRGSWPSGIGLISDSLMTGSGDELSSAYGLIAETAEYPEDKSWIIFNLRPEARWQDGQPITADDFKFAFDTIKEHGRPFLQSFYEDVSGVEVLDPRRLKFSFKTRNSMKPLLTVSSSSPLPRHWWTAQGRDITKTTLEPILGSGAYRIRTVDAGRSITYERVADYWAADLPINRGLNNIDQIRYDYYLDDTVLAEAFMSGRIDFRQENRAQRWNQSYDVPAVRDGSMIKRVVPDQTPRGTQGYIFNLRRPQFQDVRVREAITLLYDFEAIQRTLLFGEYKRVKSWFPNSEFGASGPPDTLELSILEKYRDKVRPQVLTKAYEPPVTDGSGNIRANLRESLRLFREAGWELKNNRLVNAAGEQMRIEVLLVSPALVRLTEPFVQNARRSGIAASIRVVDTSQYQVRIDDFDYDLLSVALNFFPPPGAEQRSYFGSAAAETRGSGNLAGIKDPVVDGLIEELIAARDLETLAATNRALDRVLSWGWYQIPQWYNDESWLVYWNKFGYPETMAKYTIGFPTTWWVDTGKQASVRSPG; encoded by the coding sequence ATGAAGAGACTGCTTGCCGCCGCCGTTTGCCTGGGGACCCTGCTTCTGGGCGGGACCGCCCCCGTCTCGGCGCAGGATGCCGGAGAGAAGATCACGCGGACCTGGGCCATGGCCGAGTTCGGCGAACCGCTGTACGGCCCGGACATGCGGCACTGGCCCTATGCCAATCCCGACGCGCCCAAGGGCGGCTCGATCGTGCTGGGCGCCTTCGGCAGCTTCGACAGTCTCAACACATACATCCTCCGCGGGAGCTGGCCGTCCGGCATCGGGCTGATCTCCGACAGCCTGATGACCGGGTCGGGTGATGAACTGTCCTCCGCCTACGGCCTGATCGCCGAGACCGCGGAGTATCCCGAGGACAAGAGCTGGATCATCTTCAACCTGCGGCCGGAGGCCCGCTGGCAAGACGGCCAGCCGATCACCGCCGACGATTTCAAGTTCGCGTTCGACACCATCAAGGAGCACGGCCGGCCGTTCCTCCAGAGCTTCTACGAGGACGTCAGCGGCGTCGAGGTGCTCGATCCGCGCCGGCTCAAATTCTCGTTCAAGACGCGCAACAGCATGAAGCCGCTGCTGACCGTGTCGTCCAGCTCGCCGCTGCCGCGGCACTGGTGGACCGCGCAGGGGCGTGACATCACCAAGACCACGCTGGAACCGATCCTGGGCAGCGGCGCTTACCGGATCAGGACGGTCGACGCCGGGCGCTCGATCACCTACGAGCGGGTGGCGGATTACTGGGCGGCGGACCTGCCCATCAACCGCGGCCTGAACAACATCGACCAGATCCGGTATGATTATTACCTGGACGACACGGTGCTGGCGGAGGCCTTCATGTCCGGCCGGATCGATTTCCGGCAGGAGAACCGCGCCCAGCGCTGGAACCAGAGCTACGACGTGCCCGCCGTCAGGGACGGCAGCATGATCAAGCGGGTGGTGCCCGACCAAACGCCGCGCGGGACCCAGGGCTACATCTTCAACCTGCGCCGGCCGCAGTTCCAGGACGTCCGGGTGCGCGAGGCGATCACCCTCCTCTATGATTTCGAGGCGATCCAGCGGACCCTGCTGTTCGGCGAGTACAAGCGTGTGAAGAGCTGGTTCCCCAACTCGGAATTCGGCGCCAGCGGCCCGCCGGACACGCTGGAGCTGTCGATCCTGGAGAAGTACAGGGACAAGGTCCGGCCGCAGGTGCTGACGAAAGCGTACGAGCCGCCGGTGACGGACGGGTCCGGAAACATCAGGGCCAACCTGCGGGAGTCGCTGCGCCTGTTCAGGGAAGCCGGCTGGGAGCTGAAGAACAACCGCCTCGTCAACGCGGCCGGCGAGCAGATGCGGATCGAGGTCCTGCTGGTCAGCCCGGCGCTGGTGCGCCTGACCGAACCCTTCGTGCAGAACGCGAGGCGCTCCGGCATCGCCGCCTCGATCCGCGTGGTCGATACCTCCCAGTACCAGGTGCGGATCGACGATTTCGACTATGACCTGCTGTCCGTCGCGCTGAACTTCTTCCCGCCGCCGGGCGCCGAGCAGCGCAGCTATTTCGGGTCTGCCGCCGCCGAAACCCGCGGCTCGGGCAACCTGGCCGGCATCAAGGACCCGGTCGTGGACGGCCTGATCGAGGAGCTGATCGCCGCCCGGGACCTGGAGACGCTGGCCGCGACCAACCGTGCGCTGGACCGGGTGCTGTCGTGGGGCTGGTACCAGATCCCGCAATGGTACAACGACGAGTCATGGCTGGTTTACTGGAACAAGTTCGGCTATCCGGAGACGATGGCGAAATACACGATCGGCTTCCCCACCACCTGGTGGGTCGATACCGGCAAGCAGGCCTCCGTCCGCTCGCCCGGCTGA
- a CDS encoding 2-hydroxyacid dehydrogenase: MAILFLSPSDDPAEWLPELNSRIPGREIRVWPDAGDLSEIDYALAWRPPAGVLGRLPNLRVIFSLGAGVDGVLSDPELPDKPLVRMVEPGLTEGMTEYVVLQVLHWHRQMEAYRAQQERREWRQLGQKLARERRVGVLGLGVLGADAARVLKELRFDVAGWSRSPKDLPGVTCFHGAAGLPEFLARTEILVCLLPLTPETVGILNWETLAALPRGACIVNAARGGHVDEQDLLAELDSGHIAGASLDVFAEEPLSPDHPFWSHPRVIVTPHVAAVTHARTAVGHIAEQIGRFESGLPLENVIDRRRGY, encoded by the coding sequence ATGGCTATCCTGTTCCTGTCCCCGTCCGACGATCCGGCCGAATGGCTGCCGGAACTGAACAGCCGGATTCCGGGGCGGGAAATCAGGGTCTGGCCGGACGCCGGCGACCTGTCGGAAATCGACTATGCCCTGGCGTGGCGCCCGCCGGCCGGGGTGCTCGGCCGGCTGCCGAACCTGCGGGTGATCTTCTCGCTCGGGGCGGGGGTGGACGGGGTGCTCAGCGATCCCGAGTTGCCGGACAAGCCGCTGGTCCGCATGGTGGAGCCGGGCCTGACCGAGGGCATGACCGAGTATGTCGTCCTCCAGGTGCTCCACTGGCACCGCCAGATGGAAGCCTACCGGGCGCAGCAGGAGCGGCGGGAGTGGCGGCAGCTCGGCCAGAAGCTGGCCCGCGAGCGCCGGGTCGGGGTGCTCGGCCTCGGCGTCCTGGGAGCCGACGCCGCGCGCGTCCTGAAGGAATTGCGCTTCGACGTCGCGGGCTGGAGCCGCTCGCCCAAGGACCTTCCCGGCGTCACCTGCTTCCACGGCGCCGCCGGCTTGCCGGAGTTCCTGGCGCGGACCGAGATCCTGGTCTGCCTGCTGCCGCTCACGCCCGAGACCGTCGGCATCCTGAACTGGGAGACGCTGGCGGCATTGCCGCGGGGAGCCTGCATCGTCAACGCCGCGCGCGGCGGGCATGTGGACGAGCAGGACCTGCTGGCCGAACTGGACAGCGGCCACATCGCCGGCGCCAGCCTCGACGTCTTCGCGGAGGAGCCGCTGAGCCCCGACCACCCGTTCTGGAGCCATCCGCGGGTGATCGTGACGCCCCATGTGGCCGCCGTCACGCACGCACGCACGGCGGTCGGCCACATCGCCGAACAGATCGGGCGCTTCGAATCGGGGTTGCCGCTCGAGAACGTGATCGACCGCAGGCGCGGCTACTGA
- a CDS encoding RDD family protein, which yields MTGGVRFAGFWIRAAAALVDGFVLGLVSAFIGIVVVSAMLWIGIGEGTAQGVGQVLSTVVAIAYYTGFHSSERQATPGKRVLGIHVMTRDGGRLTPARALGRYFALILSAIPFGLGYLMAGWTRDKTALHDLVCSTRVVYDAPA from the coding sequence GTGACGGGCGGGGTCCGGTTCGCCGGCTTCTGGATCCGGGCCGCGGCGGCCCTGGTCGACGGCTTCGTCCTCGGGCTGGTGTCGGCCTTCATCGGCATCGTCGTCGTCTCCGCGATGCTTTGGATCGGCATCGGGGAGGGGACGGCCCAGGGTGTCGGGCAGGTGCTGAGCACGGTCGTGGCGATCGCCTACTATACCGGTTTCCATTCGTCCGAGCGCCAGGCCACGCCGGGCAAGCGGGTGCTCGGCATCCACGTCATGACCCGCGACGGCGGCAGGCTCACGCCGGCGCGGGCGCTCGGGCGGTACTTCGCGCTGATCCTGTCGGCCATTCCCTTCGGCCTGGGATACCTGATGGCGGGCTGGACAAGGGACAAGACGGCGCTTCACGACCTGGTCTGCTCAACCCGCGTCGTCTACGACGCACCCGCCTGA
- a CDS encoding MarR family transcriptional regulator, translating into MPQKLQALDLWRHVLVTNVRQAGPDLSSRQLALLLTVYLTPPPHTVRGLAATLNISKPAISRALDRLGRLGFIRRKRDEADRRNVLVQRTVKGSVFLTEFAHLVLESQHLALGDESLADGHGASPPDPVPEPAAEAVHDRVLAGSSD; encoded by the coding sequence ATGCCGCAGAAGCTTCAAGCCCTAGATCTCTGGCGCCACGTTCTCGTAACGAACGTGCGGCAGGCGGGGCCGGACCTGTCTTCGCGGCAACTGGCGCTGCTGCTGACCGTCTACCTGACGCCGCCGCCCCACACGGTTCGCGGCCTTGCCGCCACCTTGAACATTTCGAAACCCGCGATCAGCCGCGCGCTCGACCGGCTCGGCCGGCTGGGCTTCATCCGCCGCAAGCGCGACGAGGCCGACCGGCGCAACGTCCTGGTCCAGCGCACGGTCAAGGGATCGGTCTTCCTGACCGAGTTCGCGCATCTGGTGCTGGAGTCGCAGCATCTGGCCCTGGGCGACGAGTCCCTGGCCGACGGGCATGGCGCGTCCCCGCCGGACCCGGTGCCGGAACCCGCGGCGGAGGCCGTCCATGACCGCGTCCTTGCCGGATCCTCGGACTAG
- a CDS encoding Rpn family recombination-promoting nuclease/putative transposase codes for MTQPARPVSHRHPPAFMRLLPHEIPAPRCRDAMQTRLIHRHDHFFKHLLDQPGTAGALIRERLPAAVAELISQDDPVLMPGSFVDKELREYRTDRLYGVGIRTGGAAFIYVLMEHKSSPDPRIDLQLLGYETRIWQDWDKREGRDSEGRIRKLPPIFPLVVYHGEAEWRIPLSFADGLDLGDEALRPHVLDFRYSLADLGRIDDDRLSREERLRVGLLILKHGTRDGDLHRTLVKLGRAAFALGPDDLIALVRYILSEPNSVETAILRDALKEIVPGQETRVMSIAAEEWKAEGILIGEARGKAEGKAEGKADILLRLLRRRFGAVPEAAIATIHNASDDQLNAWAENILDAATLDAVFTSHRSN; via the coding sequence ATGACGCAGCCGGCCCGCCCGGTTTCGCATCGTCATCCCCCGGCGTTCATGCGACTACTCCCGCATGAAATTCCTGCGCCCCGCTGCCGTGATGCGATGCAAACCCGCCTGATCCATCGCCATGATCATTTCTTCAAGCATCTGCTCGACCAACCCGGAACAGCGGGCGCACTGATCCGCGAACGCCTGCCGGCGGCCGTCGCGGAGCTGATCTCGCAGGACGACCCCGTGCTTATGCCCGGCTCGTTCGTGGACAAGGAACTGCGGGAGTATCGGACCGACCGTCTCTACGGCGTCGGCATCCGGACCGGCGGCGCCGCCTTCATCTATGTGCTCATGGAGCACAAGTCCTCGCCGGATCCGCGAATCGACCTTCAGTTGCTAGGCTACGAGACGCGGATCTGGCAGGACTGGGACAAGCGCGAAGGGCGGGACTCCGAAGGCAGGATCAGGAAGCTGCCGCCGATCTTCCCGCTGGTGGTGTATCACGGCGAGGCGGAGTGGCGGATTCCGCTGAGCTTCGCCGACGGCCTGGACCTCGGGGATGAGGCCCTGCGCCCCCATGTCCTGGACTTCCGCTACTCCCTGGCGGATCTGGGGCGCATCGATGACGACCGCCTGTCGCGGGAGGAGAGGCTCCGTGTCGGGCTGCTCATCCTGAAACACGGCACCCGCGACGGCGACCTTCACCGCACCCTCGTCAAGCTCGGCCGAGCCGCATTCGCCCTCGGCCCTGATGATTTGATAGCCTTGGTGCGCTACATTCTTTCCGAGCCGAATTCAGTCGAAACGGCGATACTTCGCGATGCGCTGAAGGAAATCGTACCAGGTCAGGAGACGAGGGTCATGTCGATCGCTGCGGAGGAATGGAAGGCCGAGGGTATTCTGATCGGCGAAGCCAGAGGTAAGGCCGAAGGCAAGGCAGAGGGAAAGGCCGACATCCTTCTGCGCCTGCTTCGGCGTCGTTTCGGTGCCGTACCGGAAGCTGCAATCGCGACGATCCACAATGCTTCCGACGATCAGTTGAACGCCTGGGCCGAGAACATCCTCGACGCGGCAACCCTCGACGCCGTTTTCACCAGCCACAGGTCCAACTGA
- a CDS encoding pentapeptide repeat-containing protein, whose protein sequence is MSHPATGHSAAYIAELKRRLNSHRKWVVGTRGGMQADLSFHDMSQLPLGGVVLRNAKLVGTSFARSNLSRADLKAAVLMMAELEGADLSQADLLGADLRGACFNGANLAEANLAGADLRTGSLGAVSTKQQPSAGASVSRRTELMDANLNRAILVGSNLGNCDLTGAELVDADLSGADLTGAILVSTDLSGATLKNTTLTGAVLSGAVLDADAVARMAQLGINPDGNLESLGERLFELLAHHQEWLDSEGRAGQRLELDLADLSDAPLGEVDLSAAKIQRCNLRNANLTGSNLMMADLSYSNLSGADLSGANLSGCGMRRVNLTGGSLRDSVLLSVPVGDLDRPWPTNLQYARLNDCDLRCRAAAGVILRHADLTGARVNMALMKGSDTSGAKLPTTRG, encoded by the coding sequence ATGTCCCATCCGGCTACCGGCCACAGCGCCGCCTACATCGCCGAGCTGAAGAGGCGGCTGAACTCCCACCGCAAATGGGTGGTCGGCACGCGCGGCGGCATGCAGGCAGACCTCAGCTTCCACGACATGTCGCAACTGCCGCTGGGCGGCGTCGTGCTGCGCAACGCCAAGCTGGTCGGCACCTCGTTCGCCCGCAGCAACCTGTCCAGGGCCGACCTGAAGGCCGCGGTGCTGATGATGGCGGAACTGGAAGGGGCGGATCTCAGCCAGGCCGACCTGCTCGGCGCGGATCTGCGCGGCGCCTGCTTCAACGGTGCCAACCTGGCGGAGGCGAACCTCGCCGGGGCCGACCTGCGCACCGGATCGCTCGGCGCGGTCAGCACGAAGCAGCAGCCCAGCGCCGGAGCGTCGGTCAGCCGGCGCACCGAACTGATGGACGCCAACCTGAACCGCGCGATCCTGGTCGGCTCCAACCTGGGCAACTGCGACCTGACCGGGGCGGAACTGGTCGATGCCGACCTGTCCGGGGCGGATCTGACCGGCGCGATCCTGGTTTCCACCGACCTGTCTGGTGCCACGCTGAAGAACACGACGCTGACCGGCGCCGTCCTGTCGGGCGCCGTGCTGGATGCCGACGCCGTCGCCCGCATGGCCCAGTTGGGCATCAACCCCGACGGCAATCTGGAGTCGCTCGGCGAGCGGCTGTTCGAGTTGCTGGCCCATCACCAGGAGTGGCTGGACAGCGAAGGCCGGGCCGGGCAGCGGCTGGAACTGGACTTGGCCGACCTCAGCGACGCGCCCCTGGGCGAGGTCGACCTGTCCGCCGCCAAGATCCAGCGCTGCAACCTGCGCAACGCCAACCTGACCGGTTCCAACCTGATGATGGCCGACCTCAGCTACAGCAACCTGAGCGGTGCGGACCTGAGCGGCGCCAACCTGTCCGGGTGCGGTATGCGCCGGGTGAACCTGACCGGCGGATCGTTGCGGGACAGCGTCCTGCTCAGCGTTCCGGTCGGCGACCTGGACCGTCCGTGGCCGACCAACCTTCAATATGCAAGGCTGAACGACTGCGATCTGCGCTGCCGCGCCGCGGCCGGCGTGATTCTCCGCCATGCCGACCTGACGGGCGCCCGGGTCAACATGGCGCTGATGAAGGGCAGCGACACCAGCGGGGCCAAGCTGCCGACCACCCGGGGGTGA
- a CDS encoding ABC transporter permease has protein sequence MSRSIPASISRRGGRDGRRPPRSPAAPADRFLGIRITPITRRRLHNFKANRRGFWSLWIFLVLFILSLFAEFIANDKPLLIRYDGAFYMPIFTVYPETTFGGEFETQADYRDPFVRDLIDEKGWMVWPVIRYSYRTINYDLTVPAPAPPSAENWLGTDDQGRDVVARLIYGFRISILFGLTLTIFSSIIGIAAGAVQGYFGGTTDLLFQRFIEIWSGLPTLYLLIILASVVEPNFWWLLGLLLLFNWMSLVGVVRAEFLRARNFDYVRAARALGAGDVLIMVKHVLPNAMVATLTFMPFILNGSITTLTALDFLGFGLPPGSPSLGELLAQGKANLQAPWLGLTAFFTLAIMLSLLIFIGEAVRDAFDPRKSVGPLPRKGLTAKPAAAASGKKAAAE, from the coding sequence ATGTCGCGGTCGATCCCCGCATCGATTTCGAGGCGAGGAGGACGTGATGGCCGACGCCCACCCCGTTCCCCCGCCGCGCCGGCGGACCGCTTCCTCGGCATCCGGATCACGCCGATCACCCGGCGGCGCCTGCACAACTTCAAGGCCAACCGGCGCGGCTTCTGGTCCCTGTGGATCTTCCTGGTCCTGTTCATCCTGAGCCTGTTCGCCGAGTTCATCGCCAACGACAAGCCGCTGCTGATCCGGTACGACGGCGCGTTCTACATGCCGATCTTCACGGTTTATCCGGAGACCACGTTCGGCGGCGAGTTCGAGACCCAGGCCGACTACCGCGACCCGTTCGTGCGCGACCTGATCGACGAGAAGGGCTGGATGGTCTGGCCGGTGATCCGCTACTCCTACCGGACCATCAACTACGACCTGACAGTCCCGGCCCCGGCGCCGCCGTCCGCCGAGAACTGGCTGGGCACCGACGACCAGGGGCGCGACGTGGTGGCGCGGCTGATCTATGGCTTCCGCATCTCGATCCTGTTCGGGCTGACGCTGACGATCTTCTCCTCGATCATCGGCATCGCGGCGGGAGCGGTCCAGGGCTACTTCGGCGGCACGACCGACCTGCTGTTCCAGCGATTCATCGAGATCTGGTCGGGGTTGCCCACGCTCTACCTGCTGATCATCCTGGCGAGCGTCGTCGAGCCGAACTTCTGGTGGCTGCTGGGGCTTCTACTGCTGTTCAACTGGATGAGCCTGGTCGGCGTCGTGCGGGCGGAGTTCCTGCGCGCCCGCAACTTCGACTATGTCAGGGCGGCCCGCGCGCTGGGCGCCGGCGACGTGCTGATCATGGTCAAGCATGTGCTGCCCAACGCCATGGTCGCGACGCTGACCTTCATGCCCTTCATCCTGAACGGCTCGATCACCACGCTGACCGCGCTGGACTTCCTGGGCTTCGGCCTGCCGCCGGGCTCGCCGTCGCTGGGCGAGCTGCTGGCCCAGGGCAAGGCCAATCTCCAGGCGCCCTGGCTGGGCCTGACCGCCTTCTTCACGCTCGCCATCATGCTGAGCCTGCTGATCTTCATCGGCGAGGCGGTGCGCGACGCCTTCGATCCACGCAAGTCGGTCGGCCCGCTGCCCCGCAAGGGGCTGACGGCCAAGCCGGCCGCGGCGGCATCCGGCAAGAAGGCGGCGGCGGAATGA
- a CDS encoding microcin C ABC transporter permease YejB, with amino-acid sequence MLAYIVRRLLLIIPTLLGIMVINFLIVQAAPGGPIEQTLAQLQGTGVDATARIGGTSGGGDLPPQAQQSGGEQVTGRYRGAQGLDPEFIRQLERQFGFDKPLHERFLQMLASYLTFDFGTSYFRDQRVIDLVIDKLPVSISLGLWTTLITYLISIPLGIRKAVRDGSKFDIWTSGVVIVGYAIPSFLFAVLLIVLFAGGRYLDWFPLRGLTSEGWDLMPWWQQILDYFWHITLPVVALVIGGFAGLTMLTKNSFMEEVNKQYVITARAKGLGEGRVLYGHIFRNAMLIVIAGFPGAFIGILFTGSLLIEVIFSLDGLGLLGFEAAINRDYPVMFATLYIFTLLGLLMNLIGDLTYVAVDPRIDFEARRT; translated from the coding sequence ATGCTGGCCTACATCGTCCGCCGCCTGCTGCTGATCATCCCGACCCTGCTCGGGATCATGGTGATCAATTTCCTGATCGTGCAGGCGGCTCCCGGCGGTCCGATCGAGCAGACGCTCGCCCAGCTGCAAGGGACGGGCGTCGACGCCACGGCGCGGATCGGCGGCACGTCGGGCGGCGGCGACCTGCCGCCCCAGGCCCAGCAGTCGGGCGGCGAGCAGGTCACCGGCCGCTACCGGGGCGCCCAGGGCCTCGACCCCGAGTTCATCAGGCAGCTGGAGCGGCAGTTCGGCTTCGACAAGCCGCTGCACGAGCGCTTCCTCCAGATGTTGGCCAGCTACCTGACCTTCGATTTCGGGACCAGCTATTTCCGCGACCAGAGGGTGATCGACCTGGTGATCGACAAGCTGCCGGTGTCGATCTCGCTGGGGCTGTGGACCACGCTGATCACCTACCTGATCTCGATCCCGCTGGGCATCCGCAAGGCGGTGCGGGACGGGTCCAAGTTCGACATCTGGACCAGCGGCGTGGTCATCGTGGGCTACGCCATCCCCAGTTTCCTGTTCGCCGTGCTGCTGATCGTGCTGTTCGCCGGCGGCCGCTATCTCGACTGGTTCCCGCTCCGCGGGCTGACCAGCGAGGGCTGGGACCTGATGCCGTGGTGGCAGCAGATCCTGGACTATTTCTGGCACATCACCCTGCCGGTGGTGGCGCTGGTGATCGGCGGCTTCGCCGGCCTGACCATGCTGACCAAGAACAGCTTCATGGAGGAGGTCAACAAGCAGTACGTCATCACCGCGCGGGCCAAGGGGCTGGGCGAGGGACGGGTGCTGTACGGCCATATCTTCCGCAACGCCATGCTGATCGTGATCGCAGGATTTCCCGGAGCCTTCATCGGAATCCTGTTCACCGGGTCGCTGCTGATCGAGGTGATCTTCTCGCTGGACGGGCTGGGGCTGCTGGGCTTCGAGGCGGCGATCAACCGGGACTATCCCGTGATGTTCGCGACGCTCTATATCTTCACGCTGCTGGGACTGCTGATGAACCTGATCGGCGACCTGACCTATGTCGCGGTCGATCCCCGCATCGATTTCGAGGCGAGGAGGACGTGA
- a CDS encoding NlpC/P60 family protein, producing the protein MTASLPDPRTSPYRADLAAAHLEGIVPADRFVEGVPCQIRAGFATVKGSPDFEARQTTQALFGETVTVYEEHDGWVWGQLSGDGYVGYLRLDTLWGETPEPTHQVTALRSFLFPEPDLKTPPLDVLSLTTRVAAAGERNGFVELAQGGWVFARHLADLAAHQRDHAATSRRLLGVPYLWGGKTSLGLDCSGLVQIALAAAGIAAPRDSDQQGGTLGRPVPEGETLRSGDLVFFPGHVGIMTGPEHLIHANAFHMMVTEEPLSDVVARGARITGIRRL; encoded by the coding sequence ATGACCGCGTCCTTGCCGGATCCTCGGACTAGTCCGTACCGCGCGGATCTCGCCGCGGCGCACCTGGAAGGCATCGTCCCGGCCGACCGCTTCGTCGAGGGGGTGCCCTGCCAGATCAGGGCCGGCTTCGCGACGGTCAAGGGATCGCCCGACTTCGAGGCCCGCCAGACGACCCAGGCCCTGTTCGGCGAGACGGTGACCGTCTACGAGGAGCATGACGGCTGGGTCTGGGGCCAGCTTTCAGGCGACGGCTACGTGGGTTACCTGCGGCTCGACACGCTGTGGGGGGAAACCCCGGAGCCGACCCACCAGGTCACGGCCCTGCGCAGCTTCCTGTTTCCGGAGCCCGACCTGAAGACCCCGCCGCTCGACGTGCTGAGCCTGACCACCCGGGTCGCCGCGGCCGGGGAGCGGAACGGATTCGTGGAGCTGGCGCAGGGCGGCTGGGTCTTCGCAAGGCATCTGGCCGATTTGGCGGCTCACCAGCGGGACCATGCCGCCACCTCCCGCCGGCTGCTCGGCGTGCCCTATCTGTGGGGCGGCAAGACCAGTCTGGGGCTGGACTGTTCCGGCCTCGTACAGATCGCCCTGGCGGCGGCCGGCATCGCGGCCCCGCGCGACAGCGACCAGCAGGGCGGCACGCTGGGACGGCCGGTACCGGAGGGGGAGACGCTTCGGAGCGGCGACCTCGTGTTCTTCCCCGGCCATGTCGGCATCATGACGGGACCGGAACACCTGATCCACGCCAACGCCTTCCACATGATGGTGACCGAGGAGCCGCTTTCCGACGTGGTCGCCCGCGGCGCCCGGATCACCGGGATACGCCGGCTCTAG
- a CDS encoding ABC transporter ATP-binding protein: MTDLLSVRDLAVDFRLSGGEVRAVRGVSFDLRAGETLALVGESGSGKSVTALSILQLLPYPMAAHPAGSSIRFKGTELVGAEEKTLREVRGDRIAMIFQEPMTSLNPLHTIEKQINETLFLHKGLTRSAARRRTLELLRLVGLPEAEKRLAAYPHELSGGQRQRVMIAMALANEPDLLIADEPTTALDVTIQAQILELLKDLQRRFNMALLLITHDLGIVRKMADTVCVMNQGEIVEKGSNAELFAGPRHPYTQRLLAAEPKGNPAPPPENAADVMTARDIKVHFPIRKGLLRRTVDYVRAVDGISVTVREGHTVGVVGESGSGKTTLGLALLRLHASQGAIRYDGKDIQGWQAKQMRPLRREMQVVFQDPYGSLSPRLSVAQIIEEGLKIHGIGSRAEREAMIARSLEEVGLDPASRNRYPHEFSGGQRQRIAIARAMVLKPRFVVLDEPTSALDMSVQAQIVDLLRDLQVKHNLAYLFISHDLKVVRALSNEVIVMKDGKVVESGPTRQIFEAPRQDYTRALIAAALNLVAVKTSDVRM; this comes from the coding sequence ATGACCGACCTGCTCTCCGTCCGCGACCTGGCGGTCGATTTCCGGCTGTCGGGCGGCGAGGTCCGTGCCGTCCGGGGCGTCTCCTTCGACCTCAGGGCGGGCGAGACCCTGGCGCTGGTCGGCGAGTCGGGCTCCGGCAAGTCGGTGACCGCCCTCTCGATCCTGCAGCTCCTGCCCTATCCCATGGCGGCGCATCCGGCCGGCAGCAGCATCCGGTTCAAGGGAACCGAACTGGTCGGGGCGGAGGAGAAGACGCTCCGGGAGGTTCGCGGCGACCGCATCGCCATGATCTTCCAGGAGCCGATGACCTCGCTCAACCCGCTCCACACCATCGAGAAGCAGATCAACGAGACTCTGTTCCTGCACAAGGGACTGACCCGCTCGGCCGCCCGTCGGCGCACGCTGGAACTGCTGCGCCTCGTCGGGCTGCCGGAAGCGGAGAAGCGGCTGGCGGCATACCCCCACGAGCTTTCGGGCGGCCAGCGCCAGCGCGTTATGATCGCCATGGCGCTGGCCAACGAGCCCGACCTGCTGATCGCGGACGAGCCGACCACCGCGCTGGACGTGACGATCCAAGCCCAGATCCTGGAGCTGCTGAAGGACCTTCAGCGCCGCTTCAACATGGCGCTGCTGCTGATCACCCACGATCTCGGCATCGTGCGCAAGATGGCGGACACCGTCTGCGTCATGAACCAGGGCGAGATCGTCGAGAAGGGGTCGAACGCGGAGCTGTTCGCCGGTCCGCGCCATCCCTATACCCAGCGCCTGCTGGCGGCGGAGCCGAAGGGCAATCCGGCGCCGCCGCCGGAGAACGCGGCCGACGTGATGACGGCGCGGGACATCAAGGTCCATTTCCCGATCAGGAAGGGGCTGCTGCGCCGGACCGTCGATTACGTCCGGGCGGTGGACGGCATCAGCGTCACGGTGCGCGAGGGGCATACCGTCGGCGTGGTCGGCGAGTCGGGGTCGGGCAAGACGACGTTGGGGCTCGCCCTGCTTCGCCTGCACGCCAGCCAGGGCGCCATCCGCTATGACGGCAAGGACATCCAGGGCTGGCAGGCCAAGCAGATGCGGCCGCTGCGCCGGGAGATGCAGGTCGTCTTCCAGGACCCCTACGGCAGCCTCAGCCCGCGCCTGTCGGTCGCCCAGATCATCGAGGAGGGGCTGAAGATCCACGGCATCGGCAGCAGGGCCGAACGGGAGGCGATGATCGCCCGGTCGCTGGAGGAGGTCGGGCTGGACCCGGCCAGCCGCAACCGCTATCCGCACGAGTTTTCCGGCGGCCAGCGCCAGCGGATCGCGATCGCCCGCGCGATGGTGCTGAAGCCGCGCTTCGTCGTGCTGGACGAGCCGACCTCGGCCCTGGACATGTCCGTCCAGGCGCAGATCGTCGACCTGTTGCGGGACTTGCAGGTGAAGCACAACCTGGCCTACCTGTTCATCAGCCATGACCTGAAAGTGGTGAGGGCCCTCTCCAACGAGGTGATCGTGATGAAGGACGGCAAGGTGGTCGAGTCGGGTCCGACGCGGCAGATCTTCGAGGCGCCCCGGCAGGACTATACCCGCGCCCTGATCGCCGCGGCGCTGAACCTGGTCGCGGTCAAGACATCCGACGTGCGGATGTGA